From Nicotiana tabacum cultivar K326 chromosome 22, ASM71507v2, whole genome shotgun sequence, one genomic window encodes:
- the LOC107795528 gene encoding transcription factor bHLH148-like gives MESMVIEMSSAPISNTIASSDRVILRRKKNKKSLKNKTQNNTNANNSENPTEWKTQAQQQVYSSKLLKALREVRISSPPATTTRSMPAPKGGRAVREVADRVLAVTAKGRTRWSRAILTNRLKLKFMKKHSKRQKLMAAGSCTSSRLPKKPRVGILKLKTKNLPAFQKKARVLGRLVPGCRKQPVPVILEEASDYIAALEMQVRAMSALANLLSGSSSTAPPPLDHLSSNRPPPS, from the coding sequence ATGGAATCAATGGTTATAGAGATGTCTTCAGCGCCGATCTCGAATACTATAGCGTCCTCTGACAGAGTTATATTGAGGaggaaaaagaataagaaaagcttgaaaaataaaactcaaaacaacacGAATGCCAATAACAGCGAGAATCCGACTGAATGGAAAACACAAGCTCAACAGCAAGTTTACTCTTCAAAGCTACTGAAAGCACTCCGTGAAGTGCGAATCAGTTCACCGCCGGCGACAACGACTCGTTCGATGCCGGCGCCAAAAGGCGGCCGAGCCGTACGGGAAGTGGCTGACAGAGTCCTTGCGGTTACTGCTAAAGGACGAACAAGGTGGAGCCGAGCTATACTTACAAACCGGCTCAAGCTCAAGTTCATGAAGAAGCACTCGAAGCGGCAGAAATTAATGGCGGCAGGTTCTTGTACCAGTAGCCGGTTACCTAAGAAGCCGAGAGTGGGGATATTGAAGCTGAAAACGAAGAATTTGCCGGCTTTCCAGAAGAAAGCTCGAGTATTGGGACGGCTTGTACCTGGTTGCAGGAAACAACCGGTGCCGGTGATTCTAGAAGAAGCCAGTGATTACATAGCAGCTCTTGAGATGCAAGTTCGAGCCATGAGTGCTCTAGCTAACCTCCTTTCTGGCTCTTCTTCTACTGCTCCTCCTCCTCTAGATCATCTCAGCTCCAACCGGCCTCCTCCTAGTTGa